Genomic segment of Athene noctua chromosome 22, bAthNoc1.hap1.1, whole genome shotgun sequence:
gagaaaagcagagagcATGTTCTTCTTGCAATTCTTTGACTTAtgcaaaaaaacaaagcaaacacaaaccCCTCCAAATATGTTTCTTTCAGAGACGCATGAAAAGCTATGCCGCTTTATTGCCAGAGAAAGTGAATCAGTAGTTGTATCTGTCGGGTGAGTCTTTCCTCATGCTAAATACCACTTTATAGCCCCCCCTGATCACAGCAACAACCATTctcaaataaatgtttctgtgggACTTGTCAAGCATATGATGTACAAATTCACCCTGCTCTTGTTTGGAGTCACTGAAGACTGACTCAGGCTAAGTCTTCACTGTCTGACAACATCAGAAATAATGCCTTGGGATATATAGCTGGGAAATGAAGTTTTGAATCAATGTTTTCAAATTCCAAACTCAAAACTGATAATAGATAGTAAGCCCTATATTTTACTTAATCTTTATTCAAGGAAACTCTGCTTGATGCTTACAGAAGCACTACGTATTCGAATGACAAGCTAATATCATCACTATACTGACATAACGATTTGGATTATGAGGATATAGTTGCACTGTAACAAAGACATAAACCAGAAGTATTGTAATTTGCATCCAACCCATGGAAAGCTAAAGCATAAAACAACTAAATGACTGTCAATAAAACCTAGACACAGCTGGCAGCTGAGTACTCCTGTGTTGTTAAAGACCTGAGAAATGTCCTAAACAGATCTGCACCACCCGGTCCAACTAGCCTCAGTTTATTTATGATCAACCtatggagaaagggaaaattaTGAGGTAATCAGAGTATTGCTGGTTGCAGGAAACAGCATTTTCAGCAATACATTTCATtagtatttccttctcttccttttgttgTCTCTTCTCTGTACTAGGTACCGTTTAGCCCCCGAACACAAATACCCTGCCGCATACGAAGACTGTCTTAATGCCACCATACACTTTATGAAGAATATAGAGCATTATGGGGTGGATCCTGCCCGTATAATTGTCTGCGGGGACAGTGCTGGGGGCAATCTAGCAGCTGCTGTTAGCCAGACCCTTGCAGGTGGCTCAGACCTCCCCAAACTGCGTGCTCAGATCTTGATCTACCCAGGTCTGCAGGCAGTGGACTTCAATTTACCATCCTATCAGCAGAATCACAGAGTCCCTCTCTTATTCCGAGAACGTGCTGCTTTCTACGTGTTACAGTACCTAAATGGGAATGCAACAAACCTGGAAGAGGTCTTGGAGGGCTCTCATATTCCTAtagatattaaattaaattataggAAGTGGGTGAGTCCAGATAACATCCCCGAAAAATTTAAGGCCAGAGGCTACAAACCACATGTGCTACTTGACTGTACAAATGAAGTTTTTGAGGAAGTGAAAAGACTCTGTGAGCCCAACCTGTGCCCGCTCTTAGTTGAAGACGCTATTGTTCAGCAGCTGCCCGAGTCCTTCATCTTGACCTGCGAGTATGACGTGCTGAGGGACGACGGCTTGCTCTACAAGAAGAGATTGGAGGACAACGGTGTTCAAGTGACCTGGTACCACCTCGAGGATGGATTCCATGGAATCATAAGCCTGTATGATTATTGTGGTTTCTCATTTCCAGCTGGGAAAAGGGGTTTGGACAGTGTTGTTAACTTCCTAAAAAGCTTATAGAAacaattttccttccttctgtaaGAACTGACAATCTTCTGTGGTCTTTTATGCTTCTGAATTCCACATAAGAAGTTTAGATAGGACAATCTGTTAATTAGCAATTATGCCAGTGTGACCACTGAAAAAGATATTTCAAGAATGCTATGAAAGTTTCTTTTAGTGCCGTTTGAAGTATTCCATGTGCAGTCTGCCTGTTTTAATGATCTATTTGGATGAAGCACTCGCTACTCTCTCAGTAAATACTAAAGATTCAGTAAAATTTTAGATCAACATCTGGTCTGACCCATTTTATTCAGTTATGATCTATGGTTTCATTCTTCCTAGAAGGCGAAATGTGTTTTGGTAAAGGAGAAAGATACTGGTATTACAATGCTATAATGCTTGTGCTATATGCTCCATGTAGCATCTGAGTCTAAGATTCCCAGGGACCAACTTGCAGAAAATTTCTAAGGGCTAGGTAACTAGTATTTTAgacttgaaaaaaatgaagtcagAACTGCAACTGTCCTCATCAAGGGTGCTCTATTAACAGCTTTCTGTAAAACACAATGGAGGAAATGTTCTAAATGTTTTCCTATGTTTATCAAACATGCAAGTATGGTGAAAAACTTATTCCTGTGCTTAAATACTCTAACAGCAAAATAAGATTGATGCATTTGCTTTTGTAGCGCACAcgttaactttttttcccctagttttttccagttttctaaaCATCGTTGCTAAAACCCTATATTCCAAACTACTTAAGGAATGTCCACAATACAGGAAGCCACATGTGGCTGAAGATCAGATGCAAGAGACAATTTAACCTCCACATCAGTTGCCTCTCCTTGTAAATAGCAACCTGTCATAAACTAGAATTTTATTCAGTACTTAACTGCTATCTCTCTGAACAATCTTTCATGTCATCCGCAATCCAAGAATACCATGCAGAATACTAGGCCCTGTATGAGTCCCACAATTAATGTGAAGctaaacaggaaataaaatacattctCCTCAGCCTTTTCTGCAGTGTGATGCATGCTGGCAGCCTTCATGTTTCCAAGGTCTTTAAAGTGTGTGGCACCTGACAGATCTGTTGTACTTGGACCGCTCTAAGGTTTACTGTTATCTGAGAAAGCTAAATCAAAGATAGGCGTAAAGACGCCTCACCTTTGATTAAGGGAAATGGTGTTTTTTTATATACTGTTAGTGATACTTCTGGTGATTTTTACTGCTTCATTCATACTAGCAATTATAGAAACAATTCAATCTGACTACTTCAATCTCAGTATCCCTCCTGGAGTGAATAATCCCGGAAAACTTCGAATTCTCCTTGCTTCTATGATTACAACATCTGCTGTGGTGAGTTAGTCTGCCATGATTTCTGCCAGAAATATGGTTTAGGTGTTATTTTTTGTAAGATTATATGTGTAAATACCAGAATACTGTTGGCTGTATTAAGACTTAAAGAAGGctttccttttttggggggctgATTTAAGAGGGCAATCAGAGGTTTTGTTAGACCTCAGAGACCTTCAGTCAGGTCTTGCCTATTACATGGGGATGAAGCCAACCCATAAGAGTCCAAGCTTTATCAGCTGAGCTTCCCTAATTAAGTTTACAATAATTATTCATAAAAAAGTGAGATTGCTTTGATTTCCATTTCAGCTAAGCACAGATGGTGTTTTTAGGCCAGTTTGGGGGCTTTCCAGTAATGCCAACGGAGGGCCAGGTGCTTCTTAAGCAGGTAAAACCAGAGCCTCATGCGAAACCTTAGAGGAATGACATCTGGGTTGTAAGGCTGTAAGCGGTGGGAAGCTGATACAAAACCGTAGGGCTTGGCGACACCAGGATGgaaactcctttttttctccccgaAGCCATTTTTCCTGACAGCGTGAGTGGGACGCATGGGCCTACCTGCTCAGGCGCACGGTGCCAAAGCGACCCCGCTCGCCCAGGCGCGCGGCCTCACGGGGGGCTGCCACGGCTCCATCTTCTCCCGTGCCAGCACTGTGGTGAGGGCCGAACCGGAGCGGCCGCTAAAGGCGAGGGTAGAGGCGAGCGGCTCTGGAGCAGGCTGAGCCCCGCCAACACGAAGCCTGGGCGACCCTCAGGCCTCGCCGCGGCCGGGGCAGAGCAGGCGCGGGTCCTCGTCACGGCACCCGCCTCCCCCGAGGCGGCCGctggctgcccccggggaggCCGCCCCCCGCTCAGCCGGactcttctccctctcttccaACAGGGGAAGATTTTGGAAAAAGCGGGGCTGTGCACCCAGATCGCCTTCACCCGCTACTTGCAGTCCGGGAGGAAGCTGGGGCCGGACCCGCAGCTCTCGCTGCAGGACGCGCGGTTCGCCGGGGTGCCGGTGAGGGTCTACCGGCCCCGCGCCCCCTCTGCCGGCCTGCGGGCGGGCGCCATCTTCTTCCACGGCGGCGGCTGGCTGTACTGCAGCATCGGTaaggcgggccgggccggttcCCCCCCGCCACGCTGTGCGCGGCCGCTCTTACCGCCGGGAGGCGGGGGGAATAACTGCTCCGAGACCTGTGGGAAGGTCTGAAATGCGGCGGAGATTTCCCGTCATCTTGGGCCAGCTCCGCGCTGCGGGCGAACAGCGGCCGCCGGCCGCGCTGAGGGGGAGAGGGGCGGGCGGGAAGAGGAGGCTTCCACCTTCCTTGGCTCCTGCATCTGGAAACGGAGCGGGCAGCGAGCTAACCGCCCCGCAACTTTTTGCAGATTCCCATGAAAAGATCTGCCGGTACATTGCCAGAGAGAGCGAGTCGGTGGTTGTGTCTGTTGGGTGAGTTCTGTCTACTACCCTATGGAagtcttttttgcttctttgcacTTCTCGGCACCAGTGTTGCACGTCTTGTAGGAACACTCCTCCTCAGTAAACCACTTCCCCAGGATCCCAGATGGTCAGACAGAATTTCAAGGGCACTATTTTCATTTCTCCAACCCCCGCAATCTGCTAATGCAGGAAGAGTGCAAACAGACCCCAAAGTAAGGTTCATGTATCTCCCAACACAGAGATCTGCTGGCACAACACAAAAAGAAGGAATGCTCTCTCCAGAAGAGTTTTCTAACGTGTTGAGAACTGACTAATAAACAAACTTGGAAGGTGGTGATTCAGTTAGCTGTTTAAGTAGATGTAATCACCCTGTAAACTTTAAGGAGCTTTATAACAGAGTCATAGTAATACCAATAGTgccaaaaataatattattaataccAAAAAATATAACTCTGTCCCAGTTAAttaaataaacaatgaaaaataaaactgttctcGAGAGGAAATATCCTAAGTAAAGGCGAGATGCGGACTGATTAAATTATGTCATTGACAAACCAGATGCAGTCTCTGCCAGAAGAGTAAAATTATCTTGTATCACTTAAGTTCTGATCAGTGCTGTGTCTGAAGATCCCAACTATGCTACTTCATCCTACTGGCTATCATTTCTATGTGATCACTTGCAGGACAGTTAGTTACCTGTTTAGCAGATAATGCCACTGGGTTTTTGCTGAAGGAAGAATACTCCAAACAACATAGGGAAAGCCAAAGTGCTGTAGGAAATTTGTAATTACAGTTATGACATTTCCTTCTCTTACTTTTGTTGTCTCTTCTGTGTACTAGGTACCGTTTAGCCCCCGAACACAAATACCCTGCCGCATACAAAGACTGTCTTAATGCCACCATACACTTTATGAAGAATATAGAGCACTATGGGGTGGATCCTGCCCGTATAATTGTCTGCGGGGACAGTGCTGGGGGCAATCTAGCAGCTGCTGTTAGCCAGACCCTTGCAGGTGGCTCAGACCTCCCCAAATTGCGTGCTCAGATCTTGATCTACCCAGGTCTGCAGGCAGTGGACTTCAATTTACCATCCTATCAGCAGAATCAGGGAGTCCCTCTCTTAATCCGAAAACATGCCGCTTTCTTCGCTTTGCAGTACCTAAATGGGGATGCACTGCATATGCAAGAGGTCTTGGAGGGCTCTCATATTCCTCCAGATATGAGGCTGAAATACAGGAAGTGGGTGAGTCCAGATAACATCCCCGAAAAATTTAAGGCCAGAGGCTACAAACCACACAAGCCCCGTGAATTCAAGGCTGAAGTTTTTGAGAAAGTGAAAAGACTCTGTGAGCCCAACCTGTGCCCGCTGTTAGCTGAAGATGCTCTTATTCAGCAGCTGCCTGAGTCCTTCATCTTGACCTGCGAGTATGACGTGCTGAGGGACGATGGCTTGCTCTACAAGAAGAGATTGGAGGACAACGGTGTTCGAGTGACCTGGTACCACCTCGAGGATGGATTCCATGGAATCATAGGCTTTTATGATTATCGTGGTTTGTCATTTCCAGCTGGGAAAAGGGGACTGGACAGAATTGTTAAATTCATAAAACACCTGTAAAAACAACTTTCCCTCCTTATGCTTCTCCCACCCACGTCTCTGTTTAGGCTCCCAAGCCTCAGATGGTACTTGTTGACAAAACTGTGATACCCTTTAATGTGTAAAATACCAATTTTGATATTAATGAGCTTCAAATTCTGTCTGAACACTGGTCTTTGTCCTCCTGAGACTATTGACAGTTCAGTCTTTACAGTTTCAACATTTTCCACATGCTGTGTTTCAgtcccttttcttttaaagcacCATTTGATTGTTTCCTTGTATTTCATTACCAGATGATTTACTTCTATGTAAATAATGTCTGTGGAATGATTTGGATTAAAGAACTCTTGTGAATTAGTCAAGATCTTTGGGGTGTCCATTTGATAATCTCCAAAGCACAACTTTATTTTATGTAGCTAAAAAGTACAAGTTAGGTACATCATGAGCTGGAGGGAGGAGTTAGAGGAAAGCTCTGGAAATCCAggcagagatcaaggtctcggtgAGGGGGTTCAACATCCCTTCAGTGGGCACGGCAGAGCCgcatctgcagagcagcagtatGAGGCAGGAGCTAATCGGGGACACCTTGCTGGAGGTAAGGGCTGCCCTCATGTTGAAATCACAGGAGCTCTATAAACTCCTACTTAATTTTAGGCTGTCTCCATTACACCCACTGAAGCTCAAGGCAAGAGATACTGGTTGGAGGGAACACTTCCTTCTCAAACTTCCTAAAACTGTCAGGTTTTAGGAAGAGAGCAAGAGTGAGTGAACCGGGCTCTTGATCTGTGTATACTGGAAGGTTTacctgaaagagagaaaatacaaactCTGTTCATGTTCTTTCAGAGAGTAGTTCCCCAGTGGTATTTAGAATTTGTGCTGTGATGTTTCTCCatgttttttagttttctttatagGACAAGGCCGTGTATTCCTTGACATGATGCTTCATTATACTCTGCTGATGAAAGCAAGGAAAACCAGTAGTGAGCACACCAGTATAGGaagactgaagaaattaaaatcctGAGGAAAAATctgaggaaaacagaattttttacaACAAATGCTGCCTTCTATTTAGATTTCACAGTGCAAAGGCAGCCCTTCCTCTAGCTTCCGGCAGGCTGCCGTTAGACAGAATCCCTAAAATTCAGGACAAGCAACCTCCTCCCGGCGATCTGAAGATGAGTCCGCCAGGAACGCAGGTGCCCTGCAACCCGCCGGCGCCGCAGGCTGTCCGCCTCTTCGGAAACGGCGGGGCCGGTGCCAGAGCCCGGCGGGGCCGGTGCCAAGGCCCGGCAGTGCCAACCCCGGGGCGCGGCGGTGCCAGCCCCGGAGCCCGGTGACGGCAGCCCCGGGGCCCGGGCTcggagctccccccccccccggcccgtcccgcgggtggcggcggtggcggcagCGCCTTCCCCGCGCGCCCCCGGCGCTGCCTGCGCAGGTCACGCGCTGCCTCCTTGAGCGGAGATTACCGCTCGCCTCAAGCCGGCAGCGCGGCCTCCCCCCGGGGCTCCGCCGGCCGCCCGCACCATGACCCCGGCGGCGGCTTTGCAGAGCTGCCACACACGGGCCGTGACGCCGCCGGCCCGGGCCGCGGTGGCGgcgcggagccggggcgggggtggggggtagcggggcggtgggggggcgctgtgccgggccccgccgcgggccggggagcccccgcggggccgccgccgggccatGGCGCTGCTgcccgcgctgctgctgctgctcctggcgcTGGCGGCGCTGGCGCTGGCGCTGGCCGCGGTGCTCCTCGGCCTGCCCAGCTACGACATCCCGCCCGGCGTCAACCAGCCCGCCAAGCTGCGCCTGGTCCTGGCCGTCCTCCTCGCCACCGCGGCCCTGGTGAGTAgtcgcgccccgccgccccgtcAGCGTTGCGGGGGAGGGGGGTCAGCGTTTCCACCCGAGCCGGGGTGCGGGAGGGGATTACAGGGTTTCGCGGGTCCGTGGGGCCGGCCGGGGCCCCCCGCGGTGAGGGAGGGTGGGCAGCCGCCGCCCGGCAGCCGTTTGCGCGACACGCGGGGCGGCCCGGCGAGCCCCGGCCCACGGGCTGCGCTaggaaacgggaaaaaaaaaaaagcggggggggggggcgcccggCTTAAGATCCGCATGTCCCTGCCGGCCCGGTGTGATGCTCCCCATCCCGGGGAGGGTGCTGCGGGGGAGCATCCCCCGTGGGGACGCTGCTCGTGTCAGAGAAACCCCAGTGGCGTGCCGGGGCTCGTTAGGGATTGCCAAACGGCGGCGGTGGCGGTTGAAGTCTCGAATTCGGAGCTGAGCCGGTGTTTTGTTTGATAACTGCCCTCGGCTTTAGGCGAAGTCACCTTGCACAAGGAAAACTACAGCCCTTCAGCTGCTCCTGCCGCGGCTGACATTTATGGTACAAAATCCGGTTAGGGCTGCTTTGCTTAATCCCTGGACTCCCTTTTACAGCATTGCATAAACGGCATTAGAGCCCTCCTCAGCTCTTCCTCTGTCACTTGCGGtatcttttgatttttgtttaatGTTCAGTTTTCTCCTTCGCTCTTCAGCCACATCACCTTTGCTATCACACAGACCTTGTTTTCCTCCACACTGTTCCTTACACCGTTTCCATCCTCTTGAAATTCACTGACAAAGCTACCCAGCTCTCCTGAACCAGCAGGTGACAACAAGGGTTTAACATTTAAAACTGCGATCTTGTTTAGCAGCTGAATTGTAACTGTTTATTTGTTTGATTACACTCATTAATTTGGTTCCCAGCTTCTTGTTTGTTCACTTATTACATCAGATTTACATTCCAGCTTGCAAGATCATTGTAAGAGCACTGGGAGAGGAAGCTTCTTGATTTTGCTCAGTCAATCTGTTGTGCAAATAAAAAGCAGTATCTTAAGTTGCACAACACAACTCGGCACTTAAGATTTCCAAATTCACCGAGTTTTATGGTTTAATTCAGGAAAATTAGTTTATGCAACGACGAACTATTAAAGCTTTTATTGCTCTTTCTCTATACAACATTTAACTGTCGTTACCAAGTAATAATGAAACAAGAATGAGCACAAAGGTGTGCAGGACAACACTGACAATGTGTACTTCAAGACAGACAGTTTCGATGGCCTATATAAAATTTCTGATGTGATATTAGAATGACACTGGATGTGAGTAATGGAAGTGAATTTTTTTACAGTCTGTAAGATGTGAGAGCTTgggaaaattgtttttcttgaatCAGAGAGCTTTATTTTTATCAGACAACTGGGGTCAAATTTCTGTATGTGAAGCCTAGATTTTTCAATCTGATTCTTCAGATTCCAGCTGATACAATAAAGCATAGAACTCCTTTTCGGTAAAACTAATCTAGGCAAActtaaatactgttttctgacTCTGTCATTGGATCTCTCACTTTCTTAGGACTGGGCATTCCTATCAAGAAAACCAACTTTTCCTCACAGTTTTCCACGGGTTTATTAAGGCAAAACCCAAGGACTAAACAACCTACTAGCATGAACTCTCCTATCAGCACACAGGAAGCCATTTAGAGAGCCTGTGGGAGATGCTTCCATAGCCATTATCCTCCTCCACGAACAGTCCTCGTGGTAGTTATTGTAACTTCTTGTGCTGTTATTATTATATCTTCTTACAGTGTATTAATATTTTACAACAttaccacttcttttttttttttccttttttttttggtaagctctgtgtttctttaaaatttttctcAAGTACAGTACAGTGTAAGTATGGTGCAGAGTTTTTATACCTTGGCTAACTCAAGACTTTCAATGAAGCCTTAATTTCTTTTACCATTAACAGGGAAGGATTTTGGAGAAGACTGGACTTTGCAGTCAAATCACTTTTGGCCGATACGTGCGACAGGGACGGAAACTAGGGGTGGATCCAAAGCTCTTTATCCAGGATCTGCAGTTTAACAAAGTACCTGTGAGGGTTTATCAGCCTAAAGCTACCTCTGACGGGCGAAGGAGAGGTATCATCTTCTTTCATGGAGGAGGCTGGGTATTTGGAAGTCTTGGTAAGATACTTGCTGAAGGAATTATAGTAACGTAGAAAGAACATTCTCATCTTTTTTGTAAAATTGAAATAAGAGGA
This window contains:
- the LOC141969266 gene encoding arylacetamide deacetylase-like 4, with the translated sequence MVFFYILLVILLVIFTASFILAIIETIQSDYFNLSIPPGVNNPGKLRILLASMITTSAVGKILEKAGLCTQIAFTRYLQSGRKLGPDPQLSLQDARFAGVPVRVYRPRAPSAGLRAGAIFFHGGGWLYCSIDSHEKICRYIARESESVVVSVGYRLAPEHKYPAAYKDCLNATIHFMKNIEHYGVDPARIIVCGDSAGGNLAAAVSQTLAGGSDLPKLRAQILIYPGLQAVDFNLPSYQQNQGVPLLIRKHAAFFALQYLNGDALHMQEVLEGSHIPPDMRLKYRKWVSPDNIPEKFKARGYKPHKPREFKAEVFEKVKRLCEPNLCPLLAEDALIQQLPESFILTCEYDVLRDDGLLYKKRLEDNGVRVTWYHLEDGFHGIIGFYDYRGLSFPAGKRGLDRIVKFIKHL
- the LOC141969264 gene encoding arylacetamide deacetylase-like 4 → MAVVYTLLVLFLAVFVAGFILLVMGAINFDFSNSEIPPGVNQPVKLRIIHIILISRAVVGKILENIGICSQVGFVRYIQGRKTPGVDPKLFIKDLWFEKVPVRIYQPKAPSASQRRGVMFFHGGGWVFGSLETHEKLCRFIARESESVVVSVGYRLAPEHKYPAAYEDCLNATIHFMKNIEHYGVDPARIIVCGDSAGGNLAAAVSQTLAGGSDLPKLRAQILIYPGLQAVDFNLPSYQQNHRVPLLFRERAAFYVLQYLNGNATNLEEVLEGSHIPIDIKLNYRKWVSPDNIPEKFKARGYKPHVLLDCTNEVFEEVKRLCEPNLCPLLVEDAIVQQLPESFILTCEYDVLRDDGLLYKKRLEDNGVQVTWYHLEDGFHGIISLYDYCGFSFPAGKRGLDSVVNFLKSL